One stretch of Prunus persica cultivar Lovell chromosome G1, Prunus_persica_NCBIv2, whole genome shotgun sequence DNA includes these proteins:
- the LOC18790277 gene encoding photosystem II core complex proteins psbY, chloroplastic: protein MAATMATMAIINAKCMSTNTPKVVTKLTTKPTFLLSLQNLPKGLTSSKPVEIPSINMSPLASTAIAGAIFSTLSSSDPAMAAQQIAQIAEGDNRGLALLLPLIPAIAWVLFNIFQPALNQINRMQNKGVIVGLGLGGLAASGFISTPLASASEIAMIAADAPANDNRGQLLLIVVAPAIVWVLYNILQPALNQINKMRS, encoded by the coding sequence ATGGCAGCAACCATGGCTACAATGGCAATAATCAATGCCAAGTGCATGAGCACCAACACCCCCAAGGTCGTCACCAAGCTAACCACAAAACCCACCTTCCTTCTCTCACTTCAAAACCTCCCAAAAGGCCTAACCTCCTCAAAACCAGTTGAAATTCCCAGCATCAACATGTCACCTTTGGCCAGCACAGCAATTGCTGGAGCCATCTTCTCCACCTTGAGCTCCTCTGACCCTGCCATGGCTGCTCAACAGATTGCCCAAATAGCCGAAGGGGACAACCGTGGCCTTGCTCTTCTGCTACCCCTCATTCCAGCCATAGCTTGGGTTCTCTTCAACATCTTCCAGCCAGCCCTGAACCAGATCAACCGCATGCAGAACAAGGGGGTCATCGTGGGGCTTGGGCTTGGTGGGTTGGCTGCATCCGGATTCATTTCAACACCACTTGCCTCAGCCAGTGAAATTGCCATGATTGCTGCTGATGCTCCTGCTAATGACAACAGGGGCCAGCTCTTGCTGATTGTGGTTGCTCCTGCCATTGTTTGGGTCCTGTACAACATTCTACAACCGGCTTTGAACCAAATCAACAAGATGAGGTCTTAG
- the LOC18789530 gene encoding ultraviolet-B receptor UVR8 — protein MDATASGTPTIQYHNIPDQPITTIVVATPVPTFERRQRHCFGTSIPGEFPLAANPSIVLHVLTACNLDPQDLAKLEATCSFFRQPANFAPDFELSISELAALDMCQKRGIFKPMTAEQRQELKQRCGGSWKLVLKFLLAGEACFRREKSQAIAGPGHSIAVTSKGTVYSFGSNSSGQLGHGTTEEEWRPRQIRSLQGIRIVQAAAGAGRTMLISDAGKVYAFGKDSFGETEYGVQGSKLVTTPQLVESLKDIFVVQAAIGNFFTAVLSREGRVYTFSWGNDSKLGHQTEPNDVEPHPLLGALENVPVVQIAAGYCYLLALACQPNGMSVYSVGCGLGGKLGHGSRTDEKQPRLIEQFQLLNLQPMVVAAGAWHAAVVGQDGRVCTWGWGRYGCLGHGNEECESVPKVVEALSNVKAVHVATGDYTTFVVSKDGDVYSFGCGESASLGHSTATDGQGNRHANVLAPELVTSLKQVNERVVQISLTNSIYWNAHTFALTESGKLYAFGAGDKGQLGIELVANQTERGNPEQVDIDLR, from the exons ATGGATGCCACAGCGAGCGGAACCCCAACTATACAATACCATAACATTCCTGACCAGCCAATTACCACTATTGTTGTTGCCACTCCTGTACCAACATTCGAAAGGCGGCAACGCCATTGCTTTGGGACCTCCATCCCCGGAGAATTCCCTTTAGCTGCCAACCCCTCCATTGTCCTTCATGTCCTTACTGCATGCAATTTGGATCCTCAAGACCTTGCAAAGCTAGAG GCAACATGCTCCTTTTTCAGGCAGCCTGCAAACTTTGCTCCTGACTTTGAATTGTCCATATCAGAGCTTGCTGCTCTAGACATGTGCCAAAAGAGAGGTATATTTAAGCCAATGACAGCTGAGCAACGTCAAGAATTGAAGCAAAGGTGTGGGGGTTCATGGAAACTGGTCCTGAAGTTCTTGTTGGCTGGAGAGGCATGTTTCAGAAGGGAGAAATCACAGGCAATAGCAGGGCCGGGTCACAGCATTGCTGTAACTTCAAAAGGAACTGTCTATTCATTTGGCTCTAACAGCTCAGGACAGCTTGGACATGGCACCACTGAAGAGGAATGGCGGCCTCGGCAAATCAG ATCTTTGCAAGGCATTCGAATTGTTCAAGCAGCTGCTGGGGCTGGCAGGACAATGCTGATCAGTGATGCTGGGAAAGTTTATGCCTTTGGAAAGGACTCTTTTGGCGAAACTGAGTACGGGGTTCAAGGATCAAAGCTGGTCACTACTCCACAGTTGGTTGAATCTTTAAAAGATATATTTGTGGTGCAAGCTGCAATTGGAAATTTCTTCACAGCCGTGTTGTCAAGAGAGGGAAGGGTATATACATTTTCTTGGGGCAACGATAGCAAACTTGGTCACCAAACTGAGCCAAATGATGTTGAGCCCCATCCTTTGTTGGGCGCACTTGAGAATGTACCCGTGGTACAAATTGCAGCGGGATACTGCTACCTTCTTGCTCTGGCTTGTCAACCTAATGGCAT GTCTGTTTACTCTGTTGGCTGTGGCTTGGGTGGGAAGCTTGGACACGGTTCAAGAACTGATGAGAAGCAACCCCGACTTATTGAGCAGTTTCAGCTTCTGAACCTTCAGCCTATGGTTGTTGCTGCTGGTGCTTGGCACGCTGCTGTGGTGGGCCAGGATGGACGGGTCTGCACATGGGGCTGGGGCCGTTATGGGTGCTTGGGTCATGGGAATGAGGAGTGTGAATCAGTTCCTAAGGTTGTGGAAGCATTGAGCAATGTGAAAGCAGTGCATGTTGCTACAGGGGATTACACAACCTTTGTGGTTTCCAAGGATGGTGATGTGTACTCATTTGGTTGCGGAGAATCAGCTAGTCTAGGACATAGTACTGCTACCGACGGACAG GGAAATAGGCATGCAAATGTGTTGGCACCAGAGCTTGTGACATCGCTGAAGCAAGTGAATGAGCGGGTTGTACAGATCAGCCTCACCAACTCCATATACTGGAACGCTCACACTTTTGCACTCACTGAATCAGGGAAGCTATACGCATTTGGAGCTGGGGACAAAGGGCAGCTTGGCATTGAGCTTGTTGCCAACCAGACTGAAAGGGGAAATCCAGAGCAGGTTGATATTGATCTCAGATAG
- the LOC18789926 gene encoding ALBINO3-like protein 1, chloroplastic, whose translation MATLSSFRPSLVLVPTPKPPNPLLPRTHHHYGFSQPKPFLRGSLAVARLGFGPGLIPEPEDAGAVLKELYDRAESLLYTVADAAVSASSSTESVSTTKQSSDWLSGITNYLESVLKFLKDGLSAVHVPYSYGFAIILLTLLVKAATFPLTKKQVESAMAMRSLQPQVKAVQERYAGDQERIQLETARLYKLAGINPLAGCLPTLATIPVWIGLYRALSNVADEGLLTEGFFWIPSLAGPTTVAARQNGSGISWLFPFVDGHPPLGWSDTLAYLALPVLLVVSQYISVQIMQSSQSNDPNMKSSQVITKLLPLMIGYFALSVPSGLSLYWFTNNILTTAQQVWLQKFGGAKNPVSQLSDNFIKEGEPQIQKSVSELKLTQKDTRQEEKLTPEGLRPGERFKMIKEQEARRKQQREEEKRKVEEAAAKGTQITNGRHEGEARLLDNENGAAVELVGEKSEERHSQTTTHSSSDVGVSVNGDRSIQDLKEDHNTVSVLKMENSEVSANLEVERRDEQKSDESQGDGKESVEVRTSTTTVDTKVSGEGTHQVRGE comes from the exons ATGGCTACTTTATCCTCGTTTCGACCAAGCCTTGTCCTTGTCCCAACTCCGAAGCCCCCGAACCCTCTCCTCCCTCGAACTCACCACCACTACGGCTTCTCGCAACCCAAGCCCTTCCTCCGAGGCTCGCTCGCCGTGGCTCGGCTCGGCTTCGGCCCGGGTCTGATTCCCGAACCGGAAGACGCCGGAGCTGTCTTGAAGGAGCTGTATGACAGAGCCGAGAGCTTGCTTTACACGGTGGCCGATGCGGCGGTGTCAGCTTCGTCGTCGACGGAGAGCGTGAGTACAACGAAACAGAGCAGTGATTGGCTTTCTGGGATTACCAATTACCTTGAAAGCGTTCTCAAGTTTTTGAAAGATGGGCTCTCTGCTGTGCACGTTCCCTACTCTTATGGCTTCGCCATCATACTCTTGACCCTCCTTGTTAAAGCGGCTACCTTCCCGTTGACCAAGAAACAGGTTGAGTCTGCCATGGCTATGCGGTCCTTGCAACCTCAAGTGAAAGCTGTACAAGAACGCTATGCTGGGGATCAG GAGAGAATTCAACTTGAAACTGCTCGATTGTATAAATTAGCTGGCATAAACCCCTTGGCAG GATGCCTGCCTACGCTTGCAACAATCCCAGTATGGATTGGGTTATATAGAGCTCTTTCAAATGTGGCAGATGAG GGACTCCTTACAGAAGGCTTCTTCTGGATACCCTCCTTGGCTGGTCCTACAACAGTTGCTGCTCGACAAAATGGAAGTGGCATCTCTTGGCTTTTTCCATTTGTA GATGGCCATCCACCCCTTGGATGGTCAGACACCTTGGCATATCTTGCCTTGCCTGTTTTGCTGGTTGTCTCACAGTACATATCTGTTCAAATCATGCAGTCATCACAG AGTAACGATCCAAACATGAAGAGCTCTCAAGTTATTACCAAGTTGCTTCCTTTAATGATTGGTTATTTTGCTCTTTCAGTGCCTTCTGGTCTAAGTCTCTATTG GTTCACAAATAACATACTGACCACAGCACAACAAGTATGGCTTCAAAAATTTGGGGGTGCAAAAAATCCAGTTAGTCAATTAAGTGATAATTTTATCAAGGAAGGTGAACCCCAAATTCAAAAGTCTGTGTCTGAATTAAAGTTAACACAAAAGGATACCagacaagaagaaaagttGACGCCAGAGGGTCTACGGCCTGGTGAAAG ATTTAAAATGATAAAGGAGCAAGAAGCTCGgagaaaacaacaaagagaagaagaaaagagaaaagttgaAGAGGCAGCAGCCAAGGGAACACAAATAACTAATGGGCGACATGAAGGAGAAGCCAGATTACTTGATAATGAAAATGGAGCTGCAGTTGAATTAGTTGGTGAAAAGAGTGAAGAACGTCATTCTCAGACTACAACCCATAGTTCCTCTGATGTTGGAGTTTCTGTGAATGGTGATCGGTCTATACAGGACTTGAAAGAAGATCACAACACAGTGTCTGTGTTGAAGATGGAAAACAGTGAAGTTTCTGCTAATTTAGAGGTTGAAAGGAGGGATGAGCAGAAGTCGGATGAGAGTCAAGGAGACGGAAAG gAATCTGTTGAAGTACGAACTTCCACGACCACTGTGGATACAAAAGTTTCTGGAGAAGGCACACATCAAGTGAGAGGGGAGTGA